A single region of the Bacteroides luhongzhouii genome encodes:
- a CDS encoding RNA polymerase sigma factor: MKTDIKAIVASVVSGNQYAFRQFYDLYYLKIYRFIYYFLQNSYDCESVVSDVFCLVWEKRHLLENVENMDAYIYQISRNESFHYLKKKNSEQCISIDEAFADIPLTADSVVDTMTEHEMMQVYRFAVNKLPERCRNVFLMVREQKLSHKEVSEIMGITPGTIEVQMNIAIKKITTVVKAYYPKLMATEYK, from the coding sequence AGGCAATTCTACGATCTTTATTACTTGAAGATTTACCGTTTCATCTACTATTTCCTGCAAAATTCATACGATTGTGAATCGGTGGTATCGGATGTATTTTGTCTCGTATGGGAGAAACGTCACTTACTGGAAAATGTGGAGAATATGGATGCTTATATATACCAGATCAGCAGAAACGAATCATTTCATTATCTAAAAAAGAAAAACAGCGAACAGTGTATATCTATTGATGAGGCATTCGCGGATATTCCTTTGACTGCAGATTCAGTAGTAGATACAATGACTGAACATGAAATGATGCAAGTCTATCGGTTTGCTGTAAATAAGTTACCGGAACGATGCAGAAATGTCTTTCTGATGGTACGCGAACAAAAACTCTCTCATAAAGAAGTTTCCGAAATTATGGGAATCACTCCGGGCACTATTGAGGTTCAGATGAACATAGCCATAAAGAAAATAACCACCGTAGTGAAGGCTTACTATCCAAAACTGATGGCTACCGAATACAAATAA